In Spiroplasma chinense, a single window of DNA contains:
- a CDS encoding Fic family protein, whose translation MAHQLYKISEVKFDPLSFEGKAQEIIQLFMKYNNFLNNSPFDTQFLSMQLLKYEARHSNMIEGIDTNDVELLAQDTPTSKKISNYVNALKNANEKIKETNSFSEDLILGIHRDLFQNMMSIHAINANPGVWRIKQVKIANHFPPPAHLVAEYMQEFVDWLNDPTPFKGCSAILEALVRGAITHAYFEKVHPFTDGNGRTGRILFNLVLNKYQLTSKPYFYISKAILHDQFLYYQELAKLDFSSNYQKWIAFFLDLLIYQLKANIKTFEAANAMVFKLKTDVIKEEIATFRELKKKILDYICKYPIFTFSRVYFNIKPLFPDMEDETFVMIFDELVNSYDIRKVPESKHYEFKPVIDIIVGKDW comes from the coding sequence ATGGCTCATCAGTTATATAAAATTAGCGAAGTAAAATTTGACCCGTTATCTTTTGAAGGAAAAGCTCAAGAAATTATTCAGCTTTTTATGAAATATAATAACTTTTTAAACAATTCACCATTTGACACTCAATTTTTATCAATGCAATTGCTAAAATATGAGGCAAGACATTCAAATATGATTGAAGGAATTGATACAAATGATGTTGAATTGTTAGCGCAAGATACACCAACTAGTAAGAAAATTTCAAACTATGTTAATGCACTAAAAAATGCAAACGAAAAAATCAAAGAAACTAATTCCTTTAGTGAAGATTTGATTCTTGGAATACACAGAGACTTATTTCAAAACATGATGTCTATTCATGCAATTAATGCAAATCCTGGTGTTTGAAGAATAAAACAGGTAAAAATAGCAAATCACTTTCCACCTCCAGCTCATTTGGTGGCAGAATATATGCAGGAATTTGTTGATTGATTAAATGATCCAACTCCTTTTAAAGGATGTAGTGCTATTCTTGAAGCTTTAGTGCGTGGTGCAATTACTCATGCATATTTTGAAAAAGTTCACCCTTTTACAGATGGAAACGGAAGAACTGGTAGAATTTTATTTAATTTAGTTCTTAACAAATATCAATTAACAAGTAAACCGTATTTTTACATATCAAAAGCAATTTTGCACGACCAATTCTTGTATTATCAAGAATTGGCTAAACTTGATTTTAGTTCTAACTATCAAAAATGAATAGCTTTCTTTTTAGATTTACTAATTTATCAATTAAAAGCAAATATTAAAACTTTTGAAGCTGCAAATGCTATGGTTTTCAAGTTAAAAACTGACGTTATAAAAGAAGAAATAGCGACTTTCAGAGAACTTAAAAAGAAAATTCTAGATTATATTTGTAAATATCCAATCTTTACATTCTCTAGAGTTTACTTTAATATCAAACCTTTATTCCCTGATATGGAAGATGAAACTTTTGTTATGATATTTGACGAATTAGTTAATAGTTACGATATTCGAAAAGTTCCAGAAAGTAAACACTATGAATTTAAACCAGTTATCGATATTATTGTAGGAAAAGATTGATAA